In one window of Lampris incognitus isolate fLamInc1 chromosome 3, fLamInc1.hap2, whole genome shotgun sequence DNA:
- the LOC130110168 gene encoding DET1- and DDB1-associated protein 1 isoform X2: MEKADFLKGLPVYNKSNFSRFHADSVCKASNRRPSVYLPTREYPSEQIIVTEKTNILLRYLHQQWDKKNAAKKREQEQGESDSPAPPRKIARTDSQEMNEDS; this comes from the exons atGGAGAAG GCTGATTTCTTGAAAGGGCTCCCAGTCTACAATAAGAGCAACTTCAGCAGGTTCCATGCAGACTCGGTTTGTAAAGCATCT AACCGGAGGCCCTCTGTGTACCTTCCAACCCGTGAATACCCCTCAGAACAGA TTATTGTAACAGAGAAAACCAACATCCTCCTGCGTTACCTTCATCAGCAATGGGACAAAAAG AATGCAGCAAAGAAGAGGGAGCAGGAGCAAGGTGAAAGTGACAGCCCGGCACCCCCGAGGAAGATCGCAAGAACAGATAGCCAAGAGATGAATGAGGACTCATAA
- the LOC130110168 gene encoding DET1- and DDB1-associated protein 1 isoform X1 gives MEKADFLKGLPVYNKSNFSRFHADSVCKASNRRPSVYLPTREYPSEQIIVTEKTNILLRYLHQQWDKKQNAAKKREQEQGESDSPAPPRKIARTDSQEMNEDS, from the exons atGGAGAAG GCTGATTTCTTGAAAGGGCTCCCAGTCTACAATAAGAGCAACTTCAGCAGGTTCCATGCAGACTCGGTTTGTAAAGCATCT AACCGGAGGCCCTCTGTGTACCTTCCAACCCGTGAATACCCCTCAGAACAGA TTATTGTAACAGAGAAAACCAACATCCTCCTGCGTTACCTTCATCAGCAATGGGACAAAAAG CAGAATGCAGCAAAGAAGAGGGAGCAGGAGCAAGGTGAAAGTGACAGCCCGGCACCCCCGAGGAAGATCGCAAGAACAGATAGCCAAGAGATGAATGAGGACTCATAA